The Corynebacterium tuberculostearicum genome window below encodes:
- the efp gene encoding elongation factor P: MADTTDFKNGLVLKIDNKLMQIVEFQHVKPGKGPAFVRTKLKDVVSGKTVDKTWNAGVKVETATVDRRDMTYLYNDGTSYVVMDEKTFEQYELPPEKFGDAARFLLENMRVQVSFYEDEALFAELPISVDLKVEHTEPGLQGDRSSGGTKPATLETGAEIQVPLFIEIGNVLKIDTRTGEYLSRVNN; this comes from the coding sequence ATGGCTGATACTACTGATTTCAAGAACGGCCTCGTTCTGAAGATCGACAACAAACTGATGCAGATCGTTGAGTTCCAGCACGTGAAGCCGGGCAAGGGCCCAGCCTTCGTGCGTACCAAGCTCAAGGATGTTGTCTCCGGTAAGACCGTGGACAAGACCTGGAACGCTGGCGTAAAGGTAGAGACCGCTACCGTGGACCGCCGCGATATGACCTACCTGTACAACGATGGCACCAGCTACGTTGTTATGGATGAAAAGACCTTTGAGCAGTACGAGCTCCCGCCGGAGAAGTTCGGCGATGCCGCTCGCTTCCTGCTGGAGAACATGCGCGTTCAGGTTTCCTTCTACGAGGATGAGGCACTCTTTGCAGAACTGCCTATCTCCGTAGACCTTAAGGTGGAGCACACCGAGCCTGGCCTGCAGGGTGACCGTTCTTCCGGCGGCACCAAGCCTGCCACCCTGGAAACCGGCGCTGAGATCCAGGTTCCGCTGTTCATCGAGATCGGCAACGTACTCAAGATTGATACCCGTACCGGCGAGTACCTCTCCCGCGTTAACAACTAG
- a CDS encoding GDSL-type esterase/lipase family protein, with amino-acid sequence MPLKKLYAAATATGAAVAALSAPQAMAADAQTVMFGDSVFANPTYGQIGTTSSLSPSAGTTLSSATHGIEDAPGAPSPQGCPQGQSNVGRELGRVSGQHVANYACSAAKAAGHSHRKDFNEQINGAIANNDLNGETKNVLIQFGANDLQEILRPSLSSSNPYYDGMKHSIQRVRHAAPNAHITVVGYPAISARNGAVCPLRTSAPGSSEAGFNMDYAGLVRTGEDQVNSAMYKAARANGVQYYDLRADSIDHGMCAPDSTRWISGKWEYSVPHNLFNHLTHLGNRNVAQLLNSKVLAH; translated from the coding sequence ATGCCTCTCAAGAAGCTCTACGCCGCGGCTACCGCTACTGGCGCAGCCGTAGCAGCACTGTCCGCTCCGCAGGCCATGGCAGCAGACGCCCAGACCGTGATGTTCGGCGATTCTGTTTTTGCCAACCCAACCTATGGCCAAATTGGCACGACCTCGAGCCTGTCCCCTTCGGCGGGCACTACGCTCTCGTCTGCTACCCACGGCATCGAAGACGCCCCGGGCGCGCCGTCCCCACAGGGCTGCCCGCAGGGTCAGAGTAATGTTGGCCGCGAATTGGGGCGCGTTTCTGGTCAGCACGTAGCCAACTACGCATGCTCTGCGGCAAAGGCCGCCGGCCACTCGCACCGCAAGGACTTCAATGAGCAAATCAACGGAGCCATTGCTAATAATGATCTCAATGGCGAAACAAAGAACGTTTTGATTCAGTTTGGCGCCAATGATCTCCAGGAAATCCTGCGCCCATCTCTTTCTTCTTCCAACCCCTACTACGACGGCATGAAGCATTCGATCCAGCGGGTCCGCCACGCCGCCCCGAATGCCCACATCACCGTTGTAGGCTATCCCGCCATCTCCGCCCGCAATGGCGCAGTATGCCCGCTGCGCACCTCCGCACCGGGCTCCTCTGAAGCCGGATTCAACATGGACTATGCGGGCCTGGTTCGCACCGGCGAGGACCAGGTCAATAGCGCCATGTACAAGGCAGCCCGCGCAAACGGCGTACAGTATTACGACCTACGCGCCGACTCCATTGATCACGGCATGTGCGCGCCGGACAGCACCCGCTGGATTTCCGGCAAGTGGGAGTACTCCGTACCGCACAACCTCTTCAATCACCTCACGCACCTGGGCAACCGTAATGTCGCCCAGCTGCTCAACTCCAAGGTTCTAGCCCACTAG
- a CDS encoding aminopeptidase P family protein — protein MALADTRFSDRRRKLAAELAGQRIDAVLVTHLTHVRYLSGFSGSNGGLLLRKDLTAQVATDGRYTTQIAREVPDLEAIQGRAVGKVLLQQFADVEGPVRVGFEADYLSVSELKDLEEFAPESVTLVPIAGVIEKIRLVKDSLELEKLEEIAALANQALEDLLAAGELRAGRTERQVAADLEYRMRMLGSERVSFDTIVASGPNSAMPHHGADDRVIEDGDLVTIDFGAHLRGFNSDCTRTYVVGTANDFAKEIYDVVLRAQKAGVAASVPGAKLADVDAACRDVISAAGYGDYFVHSTGHGVGLDVHEAPFAAQTGKGKLAAGMTLTIEPGIYVPGKGGVRIEDTLIITDGAPKIITAATKEFTELPA, from the coding sequence ATGGCTTTGGCAGATACCCGTTTTAGTGACCGGCGCCGCAAGCTTGCCGCGGAACTAGCCGGCCAGCGCATCGATGCCGTTCTGGTCACCCACCTCACGCACGTGCGTTACCTTTCGGGGTTCTCCGGCTCGAATGGCGGGCTATTGCTGCGAAAGGACCTTACCGCGCAGGTTGCTACCGACGGCCGGTACACCACGCAGATCGCCCGCGAGGTTCCCGATCTGGAGGCTATCCAAGGCCGCGCGGTAGGAAAGGTGCTCCTGCAGCAATTTGCCGATGTCGAGGGGCCGGTTCGAGTCGGTTTTGAAGCCGACTACCTTTCGGTCTCTGAGCTGAAGGACCTGGAAGAGTTCGCCCCGGAGTCGGTTACCTTGGTTCCCATCGCCGGGGTCATTGAAAAAATTCGCTTGGTCAAGGATTCGCTCGAGCTAGAGAAGCTGGAAGAGATTGCCGCGCTGGCTAATCAGGCGCTGGAGGATCTGCTCGCCGCTGGTGAGTTGCGCGCCGGCCGCACCGAGCGCCAGGTGGCTGCCGATTTGGAATACCGGATGCGCATGCTCGGCTCGGAGCGAGTGAGCTTCGATACCATCGTGGCTTCTGGTCCGAACTCGGCGATGCCGCACCATGGTGCTGATGACCGGGTAATCGAGGATGGCGACCTCGTAACCATCGATTTCGGTGCGCACCTACGCGGGTTCAACTCCGATTGCACCCGCACCTACGTTGTGGGCACGGCGAATGACTTTGCCAAGGAAATCTATGATGTGGTGCTCCGCGCCCAAAAGGCAGGCGTGGCAGCGTCGGTGCCGGGCGCTAAGCTTGCCGACGTCGACGCCGCCTGCCGCGATGTCATCTCCGCCGCCGGCTATGGCGACTACTTTGTACACTCGACGGGCCACGGCGTGGGCCTAGACGTCCACGAAGCTCCGTTCGCGGCACAAACCGGTAAGGGCAAACTCGCCGCCGGCATGACCCTGACCATCGAGCCGGGCATCTATGTGCCCGGCAAGGGCGGCGTGCGCATCGAAGATACCCTTATCATCACCGATGGCGCACCGAAGATCATTACCGCCGCGACGAAGGAGTTTACTGAACTGCCCGCCTAG
- the aroQ gene encoding type II 3-dehydroquinate dehydratase → MKIIVLNGPNLNRLGKRQPDVYGSTTLADVEEMISSRAAVHGAEVECFQSNHEGELIEKVHAAADAGHPVIINPGGFTHTSVALRDALAEVADGAGFVEVHISNVHAREPFRHHSYLSPIARGVIAGLGVFGYVAAVDYLCQ, encoded by the coding sequence ATGAAGATTATTGTCCTCAACGGCCCGAACTTGAACCGCTTGGGAAAACGCCAGCCGGATGTCTACGGCTCGACCACCTTGGCAGATGTAGAAGAGATGATCTCCTCGCGCGCTGCCGTGCACGGTGCAGAAGTAGAGTGCTTCCAGTCCAACCATGAGGGCGAGCTCATTGAGAAGGTGCATGCCGCCGCGGATGCGGGCCACCCAGTGATTATCAACCCCGGCGGTTTTACCCATACCTCAGTGGCCTTGCGGGATGCCCTGGCAGAGGTAGCCGATGGCGCCGGATTCGTAGAGGTGCATATTTCTAATGTGCATGCGCGCGAGCCCTTCCGCCATCACTCCTATCTCAGCCCTATCGCCCGCGGCGTCATCGCCGGGTTGGGGGTCTTCGGCTACGTGGCGGCAGTGGACTACCTCTGCCAATAA
- the aroB gene encoding 3-dehydroquinate synthase, whose translation MPSIAVNGPQPYEVRIGTDLNRDIAQRCAQIGAGQAGIICQPPLRAAAERLAELVAAEGVEPTLIDVPDAEAAKQLSVIGSVWDQLGEKGFNRRDAIIGLGGGATTDLAGFAAAGWMRGIKVIQVPTTLLAMVDAAVGGKTGINTAAGKNLVGAFHEPDSVFVDLERLDTLPAAEIIAGSAEIIKTGFIHDPVILERYEIDPAACVDPQGYLPELIERSIAVKAAVVGEDLKESGLRETLNYGHTFGHAVERHEQYQWRHGNAVAVGMMFIAHLAHARGLIDAELVEKHRRILDSIGLPTTYRPGQFADLYEAMTHDKKNRDGKIRFVALTGVGETARLEGPSTEELEAAYAAISE comes from the coding sequence ATGCCCAGCATTGCCGTTAATGGACCACAGCCCTATGAAGTTCGCATTGGCACCGATCTCAACCGGGACATCGCGCAGCGCTGTGCGCAGATTGGTGCAGGCCAGGCGGGCATTATCTGCCAGCCGCCGCTGCGTGCCGCGGCCGAGCGCTTAGCGGAACTCGTCGCCGCTGAGGGGGTGGAGCCTACGCTTATCGACGTCCCCGATGCCGAGGCCGCCAAGCAGCTCAGCGTCATCGGTAGCGTATGGGATCAGCTGGGGGAGAAGGGCTTTAACCGCCGTGACGCCATCATCGGCCTCGGCGGTGGCGCCACCACCGATTTGGCGGGGTTCGCTGCGGCCGGGTGGATGCGCGGCATCAAGGTCATTCAGGTGCCCACCACGCTATTGGCCATGGTTGACGCGGCCGTCGGCGGCAAAACCGGCATCAATACCGCAGCCGGCAAGAACCTCGTTGGCGCTTTTCATGAGCCAGACTCTGTGTTTGTGGATCTCGAGCGCCTTGATACCCTGCCCGCGGCGGAGATCATTGCTGGCTCGGCAGAAATCATCAAAACCGGCTTCATCCATGATCCGGTGATCCTTGAGCGTTATGAGATCGACCCCGCCGCATGCGTGGACCCCCAGGGCTATCTTCCAGAATTGATTGAGCGCTCCATCGCGGTAAAAGCCGCGGTGGTGGGCGAGGACCTTAAAGAATCGGGCCTGCGCGAAACGCTCAATTACGGCCATACCTTTGGCCATGCGGTGGAGCGCCATGAACAGTATCAGTGGCGCCATGGCAACGCGGTGGCCGTGGGCATGATGTTCATCGCCCACCTGGCGCATGCGCGCGGCCTCATTGACGCAGAACTGGTGGAAAAGCACCGCCGAATCCTTGACAGCATTGGGCTGCCAACCACGTATAGGCCGGGCCAGTTCGCGGACCTGTATGAGGCGATGACCCACGATAAGAAGAACCGCGACGGAAAGATTCGGTTTGTCGCCTTGACCGGGGTGGGCGAGACCGCCCGCCTCGAAGGCCCCAGCACGGAAGAGCTAGAGGCGGCCTACGCCGCGATTTCGGAGTAG
- a CDS encoding shikimate kinase produces the protein MTTPTAVTGLPRPRVVLVGPPGAGKSTIGRRLSHALSCELVDSDHLIEQAKDKPCGEVFSELGEPDFRALEAEHVAAALRTGGVVSLGGGAVLTDATRELLERHTVIFLDISPEEGARRTSGDSNRPVLAAADPLEHYRNLVEARRPYYQEVADYRVRTDARTPQQVVGDILGFLDTL, from the coding sequence ATGACCACCCCAACCGCCGTTACGGGCCTGCCCCGTCCACGCGTTGTTTTGGTTGGCCCGCCAGGTGCGGGTAAATCCACCATTGGCCGCCGCCTTTCCCACGCCTTGAGCTGCGAACTGGTGGATTCGGACCACCTTATCGAACAGGCTAAGGATAAGCCGTGCGGAGAAGTCTTTAGCGAGCTTGGTGAACCAGACTTTCGCGCGCTCGAAGCCGAGCACGTTGCTGCGGCACTGCGCACTGGTGGAGTAGTCAGCCTCGGCGGCGGGGCAGTGCTGACGGACGCCACCCGTGAGCTGCTGGAGCGCCATACCGTCATCTTTTTGGATATTTCCCCTGAAGAAGGTGCACGGCGGACGTCCGGGGATAGCAATCGGCCGGTTCTCGCAGCCGCAGATCCCCTTGAGCACTACCGCAACCTTGTGGAGGCGCGGCGCCCCTATTACCAAGAGGTGGCCGATTACCGGGTACGCACCGATGCCCGGACCCCACAGCAGGTAGTAGGCGATATTCTCGGCTTCCTCGATACCCTGTAG
- the aroC gene encoding chorismate synthase — protein sequence MLRWTTAGESHGQALISMLEHMPAGVPITRADISHQLSRRRLGYGRGARMKFEADEVTVLGGVRHGLTLGSPIAIMIGNTEWPKWTTIMSADPLDMDDEETIKAMNSGRGAALTRPRPGHADFAGMVKYRHREARPILERSSARETAARVAAATVARNFLRETLGVEVLSHVISIGASEPYEGPAPAFADIEAIDASPVRACDKAAEASMIAEIEAAKKQGDTLGGIVEVVVDGLPIGLGSHISGDDRLDAQLASALMGIQAIKGVEIGDGFAEARRRGSVAHDEMVRTEDGVSRLSNRAGGLEGGMTNGQQLRVRAAMKPISTVPRALRTIDMESGAAATAIHQRSDVCAVPAAGVVAEAMVALVLARAVLEKFGGDSLEETSAAIAAYDKYVSDRLAFDQE from the coding sequence ATGCTTCGTTGGACTACTGCAGGTGAATCCCACGGCCAAGCTCTTATTTCGATGCTGGAGCATATGCCCGCTGGGGTTCCTATTACCCGCGCCGATATTTCCCATCAGCTTTCCCGGCGCCGCCTAGGCTATGGCCGCGGTGCCCGTATGAAGTTTGAGGCTGATGAGGTCACCGTGCTGGGTGGAGTCCGCCACGGGCTTACCTTGGGTAGTCCCATCGCCATCATGATTGGCAATACGGAGTGGCCCAAGTGGACCACCATCATGTCGGCCGATCCGCTGGATATGGACGATGAAGAAACCATCAAGGCGATGAACTCCGGCCGCGGTGCCGCCTTGACGAGGCCGCGCCCAGGGCACGCGGACTTTGCCGGAATGGTGAAGTACCGCCACAGGGAAGCACGCCCCATCCTCGAGCGATCCTCTGCGCGTGAGACGGCGGCGCGAGTGGCCGCAGCTACCGTTGCGCGCAATTTCCTGCGCGAGACCCTCGGCGTCGAGGTTCTCTCCCACGTGATTTCCATTGGCGCTTCCGAGCCTTATGAGGGGCCTGCGCCAGCGTTCGCGGACATCGAGGCTATCGATGCCTCGCCGGTCCGCGCCTGCGATAAGGCGGCTGAAGCCTCCATGATTGCGGAAATTGAGGCCGCAAAAAAGCAGGGCGATACCTTGGGCGGCATCGTTGAAGTTGTGGTCGATGGCCTGCCTATCGGGCTGGGCTCGCATATTTCCGGCGATGACCGCTTGGACGCCCAATTGGCCAGCGCCTTGATGGGTATTCAGGCTATCAAGGGCGTGGAAATTGGCGATGGCTTTGCCGAGGCCCGTCGTCGCGGTTCTGTTGCCCACGATGAGATGGTGCGAACCGAAGACGGGGTATCCCGCCTTAGCAACCGTGCTGGCGGACTCGAAGGCGGCATGACGAATGGGCAGCAGTTGCGCGTGCGGGCGGCAATGAAGCCGATTTCTACCGTGCCGCGTGCCTTGCGCACCATTGATATGGAGTCTGGCGCTGCAGCTACTGCCATCCACCAGCGCTCAGATGTGTGCGCGGTTCCGGCGGCGGGCGTCGTTGCAGAAGCAATGGTTGCCCTCGTTCTTGCGCGCGCCGTGCTAGAAAAATTCGGCGGCGATAGCCTCGAAGAAACCTCTGCGGCCATCGCCGCGTATGATAAATACGTTTCGGACCGCCTTGCTTTTGACCAGGAGTAA
- a CDS encoding A24 family peptidase: MIPVLIVGGIIYCLWAATLSWWDIRQRRLPDWLTLPSAVLSLAVANWSGLWWPGLYLVLGLVRAGVGGGDIKLAWPLGMLVGHVAGFMGVVAASGCASLLTLMWSACSGQKESPHGPAMLLAAAVVIACAHPL, translated from the coding sequence GTGATCCCCGTGCTAATAGTCGGGGGAATTATTTATTGTTTATGGGCAGCAACCTTGTCTTGGTGGGATATTCGGCAGCGCCGATTGCCAGACTGGTTAACCCTTCCATCTGCGGTGCTCTCGCTCGCCGTTGCCAATTGGAGTGGGCTGTGGTGGCCGGGGCTGTACCTGGTGCTAGGGCTAGTTCGTGCAGGAGTCGGTGGAGGCGACATCAAACTCGCTTGGCCCTTGGGAATGCTGGTGGGGCATGTGGCCGGGTTTATGGGCGTGGTAGCGGCAAGCGGCTGCGCGTCCCTCCTGACGCTTATGTGGTCGGCGTGCAGTGGGCAGAAGGAGAGCCCGCATGGTCCTGCAATGTTGCTAGCGGCAGCGGTCGTTATCGCATGTGCGCACCCTCTTTGA
- a CDS encoding shikimate dehydrogenase yields the protein MPRAAVLGSPIKHSLSPVLHNAGYEAAGLAGWDYTRCETSAEGLPELVAASDSEFAGFSVTMPGKFAALRFADTVSDRAQLIGSANTLVRRADGWYADNTDTEGVRGALGELLGDGPAAHALLIGAGGTARPALWALSERGVKKVTVLNRSDRSAELLPLAQKLGLELSFVSFDGDLSALARAADVIVSTVPAAAVEDYVFDLAHAPVLDVIYDPWPTPLTSCAAANGYKTVGGHVMLAHQAFSQFEQFTGVAAPREDMLKALHEELQKRSQTTK from the coding sequence ATGCCACGTGCGGCGGTCCTTGGTAGCCCCATCAAGCACTCCTTGTCTCCGGTGCTTCACAATGCTGGCTACGAGGCCGCCGGGCTGGCCGGTTGGGACTACACCCGCTGTGAAACCTCGGCGGAGGGGCTGCCGGAATTGGTGGCGGCAAGCGACTCAGAGTTTGCTGGTTTCTCCGTGACCATGCCCGGCAAGTTTGCCGCCCTCCGCTTTGCGGATACCGTAAGCGACCGGGCCCAACTGATAGGCTCAGCAAACACCTTGGTGCGCAGGGCTGATGGTTGGTATGCGGACAATACCGATACCGAGGGCGTACGCGGTGCGCTCGGCGAACTTCTGGGGGATGGCCCAGCAGCCCATGCGCTGCTCATTGGTGCTGGCGGCACCGCCCGTCCAGCGTTGTGGGCGCTGTCCGAGCGCGGGGTGAAAAAGGTTACGGTCCTCAACCGTTCCGACCGCAGCGCCGAACTTTTGCCGCTCGCCCAGAAATTAGGGCTGGAACTTTCCTTTGTCAGTTTCGACGGGGACTTATCCGCGCTGGCTCGCGCTGCCGATGTCATTGTGTCCACCGTTCCAGCCGCGGCGGTGGAAGACTATGTCTTTGACCTCGCCCACGCACCGGTGCTGGACGTCATCTATGATCCCTGGCCCACACCGCTGACCTCGTGCGCGGCGGCCAATGGCTACAAGACCGTGGGCGGGCATGTCATGCTCGCGCACCAAGCATTTAGCCAGTTCGAGCAATTTACCGGGGTGGCCGCCCCGCGGGAAGACATGCTGAAGGCATTGCACGAGGAGCTGCAGAAGCGGTCGCAGACGACTAAGTAA
- the mltG gene encoding endolytic transglycosylase MltG has protein sequence MEPKYVKRRQRGIAVVIASIIVILGALIYIGFRLGNTSADYEGTGNGTTQLVEVPEGSSMSELGPALVEKNVVKTQDAFDSAASMNHGASQIQPGFYRLQEEMSADAAVEALLDENNRVDMLEVQGGATLEDVKVVGGDVRYGIYSLISEVSCNDGNCLKKEDLEKVAAETDPAELGAPEWALDAINKRGNDPKRIEGLIAPGQYVLDPNMEAKDILKDLITRSTKRYNETNIEERAQAIGLSPYELLTSASLVEREAPAGEFDKVARVILNRLDEPMRLEFDSTVNYGLEDVELATTDEARGEKTPWNTYAKEGLPDTPIASPSDDAIKAMEEPAEGNWKFFVTVDEEGTTVFSDTYDEHLGRVDDAIRSGVLDSKREGEGAGSGNGDAAAEQPAE, from the coding sequence ATGGAGCCGAAATACGTCAAGCGCCGCCAGCGCGGCATTGCCGTTGTCATTGCGTCCATCATCGTCATCCTTGGCGCCCTTATCTACATCGGATTCCGCCTCGGCAATACCTCCGCCGATTATGAAGGAACCGGCAACGGTACCACCCAGCTGGTGGAGGTGCCGGAAGGCTCGTCCATGTCCGAGCTCGGACCTGCATTGGTAGAAAAGAATGTGGTGAAGACGCAAGACGCTTTCGATTCTGCTGCGTCGATGAACCACGGCGCGAGCCAAATCCAGCCGGGCTTTTACCGCCTACAGGAAGAAATGAGCGCGGACGCGGCAGTCGAGGCATTGCTGGATGAGAATAACCGCGTGGACATGCTCGAGGTCCAAGGTGGCGCCACCTTGGAGGACGTCAAGGTTGTGGGCGGAGACGTCCGCTACGGCATTTACTCCCTGATTTCTGAGGTCAGCTGCAACGATGGCAACTGCCTGAAGAAGGAGGACCTTGAAAAGGTCGCGGCGGAAACCGACCCAGCCGAGCTGGGCGCGCCGGAGTGGGCCTTGGACGCTATTAATAAGCGCGGCAATGATCCCAAGCGCATTGAGGGCCTTATTGCCCCAGGCCAGTATGTCTTAGACCCCAACATGGAGGCCAAGGATATCCTCAAGGATCTCATCACCCGCTCCACCAAGCGCTACAACGAGACCAATATTGAGGAACGCGCCCAGGCTATCGGCTTGAGCCCTTATGAGTTGCTCACCTCCGCTTCCTTGGTGGAGCGCGAGGCGCCGGCGGGCGAGTTCGATAAGGTTGCCCGCGTTATCCTCAACCGCTTGGACGAGCCAATGCGCCTGGAGTTTGACTCCACCGTGAACTACGGCTTGGAAGACGTTGAGCTGGCCACCACCGACGAGGCCCGCGGCGAAAAGACCCCATGGAATACCTACGCGAAGGAAGGCCTACCAGATACCCCGATTGCTTCTCCTTCGGACGATGCAATCAAGGCCATGGAAGAACCGGCTGAGGGCAACTGGAAGTTCTTCGTCACCGTGGACGAGGAGGGCACTACCGTCTTCTCCGACACCTACGATGAGCACTTGGGCCGCGTTGATGATGCCATCCGCTCCGGCGTGCTTGACTCCAAGCGCGAAGGCGAGGGCGCTGGTTCCGGCAACGGCGACGCCGCTGCCGAGCAGCCCGCCGAGTAG
- the ruvX gene encoding Holliday junction resolvase RuvX → MAKVEPDSPGVDDPGQGRRLALDVGTVRIGVAVSNREATLATPVETVHRETGFKDRDKGDIDRILELIDSYDAVEVVVGLPRDLQGNGSKSVKHAKEIAFRIRRRLNRDANIDKVPPPVRLADERLTTVAATTALRASGVSEKKGRKVIDQAAAVEILQTWLDGRASALRSHDAIDQPSDSGD, encoded by the coding sequence GTGGCAAAAGTGGAACCAGATAGCCCCGGAGTTGATGACCCGGGGCAGGGCCGCCGGCTCGCGCTCGATGTCGGCACGGTGCGCATTGGTGTGGCAGTGTCCAATAGGGAAGCCACGCTTGCCACCCCAGTGGAGACCGTGCACCGGGAAACCGGGTTCAAGGACCGCGATAAGGGCGATATTGACCGCATCCTGGAGCTCATAGATTCCTATGATGCAGTTGAAGTTGTCGTTGGCCTGCCACGGGACTTGCAGGGAAATGGCTCCAAAAGCGTAAAACACGCTAAAGAAATTGCGTTTCGGATCCGCCGTCGGTTGAATCGAGATGCAAATATAGATAAAGTTCCACCACCAGTACGTTTGGCTGATGAGCGTCTGACCACCGTGGCAGCAACCACCGCGCTGCGCGCGTCCGGCGTGTCCGAGAAGAAGGGCCGTAAAGTCATCGACCAAGCAGCAGCGGTGGAGATATTGCAGACTTGGTTGGATGGGCGCGCGAGCGCGCTACGATCCCATGATGCAATAGACCAGCCTTCAGACTCAGGAGACTAA